CAGGGCCAAGGACACGACGCATGCGAAAAACATCATTTTTAAGATTGATGATATAGACGGTATTAGCCGAACGGAGACCATGATTTCTTTGGAAGAAAGCTTTAATGACAAAAAACGTTTGATGCATACCATCTTTAACGAATTGTAAAATGTAACAATGTATAATCTATTCCCGATTTTCATAAAAATCGGGAATTTTAGTTTAAAGCCATGAACGTTTCAGAACTTAGAAAGAATGAATACAATCCTTATTATCAAGTTTATATCAATGCCTTGGGCAATGGTGATTTAAAGGAAACATTAAGTAAACAATGCGATAATTTTCCAAAATTCATAAAATCCATTCCTGAGGAGAAATTGTATTATGCTTACGGTAAGGACAAATGGACAATAGCGGAGGTCCTACTTCATATCATTGATACCGAGCGTGTTTTTCAGTATAGGGCGTTACGCTTTGCACGAATGGACAGGACACCACTGCCAGGGTTTGATCAAGATTTATTCGTGCCAAACTCTAATGCGAACAATAGAACCAAGAAATCTTTAGTTGAGGAATATATTGCTGTAAGGAAGTCAACAATCGCGTTATATTCTTCCTTTGATAGAGCCGATTTACAAAAAGTGGGTGTTGCAAGCGATTCTGAGACTTCCGTTGCCGCTTTAGGTTTTATTATTTGCGGACATCAAAGGCATCATAGGGATGTAATTAGGGAGAGGTATTTACAGGATTAATATTCATCCTCTTCAAAATCCAGCTCCATTTCGTTTTCTATTTCAGGTACGACTTCTTCCTCTGAAATAGAATCTGGCTTTGCTTCCAATTCTTTTTCAATATTCTCCTCAAAATTTGCAATGAAATTGGAAAGACTC
This sequence is a window from Maribacter aestuarii. Protein-coding genes within it:
- a CDS encoding DinB family protein yields the protein MNVSELRKNEYNPYYQVYINALGNGDLKETLSKQCDNFPKFIKSIPEEKLYYAYGKDKWTIAEVLLHIIDTERVFQYRALRFARMDRTPLPGFDQDLFVPNSNANNRTKKSLVEEYIAVRKSTIALYSSFDRADLQKVGVASDSETSVAALGFIICGHQRHHRDVIRERYLQD